GAAGTTTAACCTTAGCCCGCTGCAATAATTCTTTCTGTACGCCATTTCCCTCATTACCAAACACAACAGCGACAGGCATAGTTAAATCGCTGGAAAAGTATATTTCAGAATCTGTCAACGCTGTGGCCATTAAAGGAATATGATATTCACTTAATAATGCTACCAATTCACCGCAACCCAAACCTTCGATAATCGGTAAATGAAAGATGGACCCCATACCAGCCCTCACCGTCTTGCCTGAGAATAAATCGGCACTGCCTTTAGTCATCAATACTCCACTGCAGCCTGCCGCATCAGCCGTACGGATAATAGTCCCCACGTTGCCCGGATCCTGTAATCCGTCAAGTACTAGAATCAAAGGATTTTGCTTATTCAAAATTACGTCGTCAAACTGATACCGTTTTTTCCCCACCAGTACCATTAATCCTTGCGGCTGATCGGTATCTGTCACCTTACTGTAAATTGAATCCGACACCTGCATCACTTTGCAACTTGTATCTGCCTGTAACTGTTCGATCACTTGCCGTCCTCGTTCATGCAGATAGGCTTCCCTTGTAAACAGGCATACCGGAATCCTCCAGCCTGAGGCGATAGCTTCTTCCGCCAGCCGTAATCCTTCCGCGATAAACAAACCCGTACTCTCCCGCTTTTTCTTCTGTTTTAACCCCATTGCTAACTTTACATACTGATTCTGCGGACTTAGTATTCTTTCAATCACGGTTCACTCTCCAGCCTTCCAACGTAATTCCCTTAGGTATTCATCCATTCATTATAATCCTATGTGACTTATACGTCCAGACCAGCGGAAGCAACCTAAAAAGTACCCACCTTATTGTAGCACGAGGCAGGTACTTTTCAGGCTGTTCTCACATCGCTTTGGAAATGCAATTAAAATTCAGCATGTACTTTCGAACAGAATCCTTGACCCCTTTTTTAACCGCTGCCATAAGATGGATATAGTTAACCATATCAGGTTCTTTAGCAATTTCTGATCTTAATTTTTCACCGGCAACCAAAAACATATCCGTGGCAATATTGATTTTTGAAATTCCCGACTGAATCGAACTGCGAAAATCTTCCTTACTAAGCTTGGAGCCGCCATGCATAACCAAGGGAACATTAATCGTACTATTCAACTCATTAATCCGGGGAAAATTGAGTTTCGTATTCCCCCGATATGTTCCGTGATTATTCCCCACAGCCACTGCCAATGCATCAATTTTCGTTCTATCGACAAAATCAGCTGCGACAGTGGTGGGGACAATATTATCTTCTTTTATATCATTCACACCCTGGTAATAACCAACATAGCCCAATTCACCCTCGACAGAAATATCAAGAGAATGGGCTATGCGTGTGATTTCTTTCGTCCGTTTTAAATTTTCTTCAAACGCCAATGGCGAACCATCATACATGACGGAGGTAAATCCCCAGCGAATTGCCTTCATCACCCCTTCATAAGTGTGTCCGTGATCTAAATGCAAAGCTACAGGCACTGAAGTTTTTTGAGCGGCACGTATCATTGCGGCGCTTAGCAACTCGACATCAACAAATTTAAATAACCGTTCCGGAATGCCCAGTATCAGGGGAGTTTTTAGTTCTTCCGCAACCTCTACGACGGCTCCAAGCGTCTCAAAATTAAAAACATTAAATCCACCAACAGCATACTTCCGTTTACGTGCATCCTGAAGTAGTTCCCGCATAGTTACCAGGGCCAAGTTGAACTCCTCCTCTATATTTAAAATAGGCAGCTGTTAAATTATAATATTTTATTCGCTGGCAAGCAGGAAAACACCTGCGGCTTATCAAAATTTTTAGAAATTTTGCATTAATTCAATTACTAATATAAAGTTATTTCCATATTCCCTATATTTATACAAAAATCTCCGGATTTTCTAATCCGGAGATTTACAAACTATTGAAGTTGCTCTTTCGCAGCGGCAACTAACTTACCGAAAGCAGCCATATCAGCAACTGCTAAATCAGCAAGCATTTTGCGGTTCACTTCCACACCGGCTTTTTTCAAACCGTTGATTAATTGGCTGTATGAAATACCGTTCATACGGGCAGCAGCGTTAATACGGGCGATCCACAGTTTACGGAATTCGCCTTTTTTCGACCGCCGGTCACGTCGAGCATAATACAATGCTTTCATAACTGTTTCATTGGCTTTTTTAAACAACTTGCTCTTAGACCCTCTATAGCCTTTAGCCAGCTTTAGAATCTTTTTATGACGTTTATGTGCAGTCACGCCTTTTTTAACTCTTGGCATGTGCAATACCCCCTATTCAATATATGTTTAAATTTTATGCGTATGGAAGCATTTTGGAAACGCGATCATAATCTGATTTGCTAATCAACCCAGCTTTACGCAGATTGCGTTTACGAGCAGGAGATTTCTTTTCAAGGATATGGCTTTTGAAAGCCTTAGAGCGCTTAAACTCGCCAGTGCCAGTTACTTTAAACCGCTTGGCGGCGCTTCTACGTGTTTTAATTTTCGGCATTTTAGGGTCCCCCTTCTTAATTATGTGGCTTAGCGGATAAAATCATTATCATATTCTTTCCTTCAAGCTTAGGGTCACGCTCGACTGTGGCAATTTCTTTCAACTCAGCGGCCATTTTAATCAAAAGCTGCCTACCCAATTCCGGATGGGAAAGTTCCCGTCCACGAAACATAATAGTAACTTTTACTTTATCTCCATCTTGTAAGAACCGCTCAGCATTTTTCTTCTTAACACTAAAATCATGATCCTCAATATTAGGACGAAGTTTTACTTCCTTAACCGTGACAATTTTCTGCTTTTTCTTTGTCTCTTTGTCGCGTTTCTGCTGCTCGTATCTGAACTTGCCATAGTCCATAATGCGGCAGACAGGCGGTTTTGCTGTTGGTGCAACTTCCACCAGATCCAACTGCTGTTCACCTGCCAGCCGCATTGCATCACGGGTCGCCATAATACCTAATTGCTCACCCGTACTGCTTGTTACCCGAACCTCTCTGGCGCGAATTTCCTCGTTAACCTTTAAACTTTCTTTGCTAATTGCGACTCACCTCCTAAAAAATTATAATAAAATAAAAAACGAGTGGCATAAATCGCCACCCGCACCAATAGCAACACAATAAAAAGATTGCTGATTTTACCTTACGAACTGCCAAAGCGTTGTAAGGTGAGAAGCGGATGGCTTCTACTTGAGTATGTATTTACGCATTACTCACTTAGCTAGTTTAGCATCTGAATAAGACAATGTCAAGTCACTATTTCTTTTCCTTAATCTCGCTTAGCAAATTGGCAATAAATTTATCAATTGGCTGGGCACCAATATCGCCTGCTCCCCGTTTACGTACTGCGATATTCTTGTTTTCAGCCTCTTTGTCGCCAATAACCAGAATGTAGGGAATTTTCTCCAGTTGCCCCTGACGAATTTTATAGCCGATTTTTTCATTACGATCATCAACTTCCACGCGAATATCCTGCTCCCGCATGGCAGCTGCTAATTTATTGGCATAATCGACCTGACGATCCGTAATAGTAAGAATTTTAACCTGGACCGGCGCCAGCCAAGCGGGAAACGCTCCCGCATAGTGCTCAATAAGAATACCGATAAAACGTTCCAGACTTCCATAAGCGACCCGATGAATCATGACTGGACGATGCTTCTGCCCATCCTCGCCGATATAAGTAATATCAAATTTTTCCGGCATCAGCATATCCAATTGAATGGTTCCACACTGCCACGTCCGCCCGATTGAATCCTGCAAATGAAAGTCAATCTTCGGACCATAGAAAGCGCCGTCGCCTTCGTTAATTTTGTATGGCATACCCCGATCGTTTAATGCCTCTTTCAACGCATTCGTCGCTGTCTCCCACACTTCATCCGAGCCCATAGCATCCTCGGGTTTCGTGCTAAGCTCAGCATGATAAGACAAACCAAAGGTACTGTATATCTCATTAAATAAATCGATAACCCCTTGAATTTCACTCTTAATCTGAGACGGAAGCATAAAAATATGCGCATCATCCTGGGTAAAACTACGAACCCGCATTAACCCATGCAATGCTCCGGAAAGTTCGTGACGATGAACCAGTCCCAATTCAGCTGTACGCAGCGGAAGATCGCGATAACTGTGATGCTGAGTGCGATAAACCAATATTCCTCCCGGACAGTTCATCGGTTTTATCGCATAACCCTCACCGTCGATATTAGTAAAATACATATTTTCACGATAATGATCCCAGTGTCCGGATTGCTGCCAGAGCCGTTGGTGCAAAATAATTGGTGTCTTAATTTCCTGATATCCGTATTTCACATGCAGTTTGCGCCAAAAACTTTCTAATTCATTACGAATTACCATTCCTTTAGGATGAAAAAAGGGAAACCCTGGTCCTTCCTCCTGGATACTAAATAAATCCAGTTCACGGCCTAATTTACGATGGTCACGCTTTGCAGCTTCTTCCAGCATCGTCAGGTAGGCAGCCAAATCTGCCTTTTTCTCAAAAGCTGTACCGTAAATACGCTGCAGCATTTTACGTTTCTCATCACCCCGCCAATAAGCTCCGGCGATGCTCTGCAATTTTATTGCCTTAACTTTTCCAGTGGATGGTACGTGGGGCCCTGCGCATAAATCAACAAACTCGCCTTGCTTGTATAGAGATATCGCAGCATCTTCCGGTAAATCATAAATCAGTTCTAATTTGTA
The sequence above is a segment of the Veillonellales bacterium genome. Coding sequences within it:
- a CDS encoding RNA methyltransferase, which encodes MIERILSPQNQYVKLAMGLKQKKKRESTGLFIAEGLRLAEEAIASGWRIPVCLFTREAYLHERGRQVIEQLQADTSCKVMQVSDSIYSKVTDTDQPQGLMVLVGKKRYQFDDVILNKQNPLILVLDGLQDPGNVGTIIRTADAAGCSGVLMTKGSADLFSGKTVRAGMGSIFHLPIIEGLGCGELVALLSEYHIPLMATALTDSEIYFSSDLTMPVAVVFGNEGNGVQKELLQRAKVKLHIPILGKAESLNVAAAASVILYEAVRQRLLQPCVS
- a CDS encoding class II fructose-bisphosphate aldolase, whose product is MALVTMRELLQDARKRKYAVGGFNVFNFETLGAVVEVAEELKTPLILGIPERLFKFVDVELLSAAMIRAAQKTSVPVALHLDHGHTYEGVMKAIRWGFTSVMYDGSPLAFEENLKRTKEITRIAHSLDISVEGELGYVGYYQGVNDIKEDNIVPTTVAADFVDRTKIDALAVAVGNNHGTYRGNTKLNFPRINELNSTINVPLVMHGGSKLSKEDFRSSIQSGISKINIATDMFLVAGEKLRSEIAKEPDMVNYIHLMAAVKKGVKDSVRKYMLNFNCISKAM
- the rplT gene encoding 50S ribosomal protein L20 → MPRVKKGVTAHKRHKKILKLAKGYRGSKSKLFKKANETVMKALYYARRDRRSKKGEFRKLWIARINAAARMNGISYSQLINGLKKAGVEVNRKMLADLAVADMAAFGKLVAAAKEQLQ
- the rpmI gene encoding 50S ribosomal protein L35, producing the protein MPKIKTRRSAAKRFKVTGTGEFKRSKAFKSHILEKKSPARKRNLRKAGLISKSDYDRVSKMLPYA
- the infC gene encoding translation initiation factor IF-3 is translated as MSKESLKVNEEIRAREVRVTSSTGEQLGIMATRDAMRLAGEQQLDLVEVAPTAKPPVCRIMDYGKFRYEQQKRDKETKKKQKIVTVKEVKLRPNIEDHDFSVKKKNAERFLQDGDKVKVTIMFRGRELSHPELGRQLLIKMAAELKEIATVERDPKLEGKNMIMILSAKPHN
- the thrS gene encoding threonine--tRNA ligase, with product MNTVNVELKDGSLRAVEQGTTLLQVAESISRSLAKSVLAAKVDGRVVDLQYPLQKNARVEFVTFEDKEGKDALRHSASHILAQAVKRLYGDVKLAIGPAIANGFYYDFDISTAFSPEDLDKIQIEMGKIVKENLPIERFEVSREEAVRLFEEKGEIYKLELIYDLPEDAAISLYKQGEFVDLCAGPHVPSTGKVKAIKLQSIAGAYWRGDEKRKMLQRIYGTAFEKKADLAAYLTMLEEAAKRDHRKLGRELDLFSIQEEGPGFPFFHPKGMVIRNELESFWRKLHVKYGYQEIKTPIILHQRLWQQSGHWDHYRENMYFTNIDGEGYAIKPMNCPGGILVYRTQHHSYRDLPLRTAELGLVHRHELSGALHGLMRVRSFTQDDAHIFMLPSQIKSEIQGVIDLFNEIYSTFGLSYHAELSTKPEDAMGSDEVWETATNALKEALNDRGMPYKINEGDGAFYGPKIDFHLQDSIGRTWQCGTIQLDMLMPEKFDITYIGEDGQKHRPVMIHRVAYGSLERFIGILIEHYAGAFPAWLAPVQVKILTITDRQVDYANKLAAAMREQDIRVEVDDRNEKIGYKIRQGQLEKIPYILVIGDKEAENKNIAVRKRGAGDIGAQPIDKFIANLLSEIKEKK